One stretch of Corallococcus exiguus DNA includes these proteins:
- a CDS encoding Dyp-type peroxidase — MLELDDIQSGVLRPRPTPYVATYILLRIDDRKAGRELMRRLCSVVSSAAHPERPAAECWVSVSLTHSGLEALGVPRDSLDSFAWEFRQGMAARAKALGDEGESSPEHWESPLGTSDVHVVLTALSPDQARLDAALERAGVALRELGGVQALWRQDCHALSTEREPFGFRDGISHPAVEGSGIPGSNPHEAPLKAGEFVLGYPDETGNLPPMPQPDVLGRNGTYIVFRKLHQRVAAFRQYLRQSASRPGDEELLAAKMMGRWRSGAPLALCPHHDDPALGADPRRNNDFHYADDATGYKTPPGSHARRANPRDASVAGVVRLHRMIRRGTAYGSELPEGVLEDDGAERGLMFAFIGSHLGRQFEFVQSEWINGGEFLGLGEAKDPLVGAHDGSGEFTYPRRPIPRCLKGLSRFVVTRGGEYGFMPGLRALRWLADLRT; from the coding sequence ATGCTCGAACTGGACGACATCCAGAGCGGAGTGCTTCGGCCCCGGCCCACGCCGTACGTCGCGACCTACATCCTCCTGCGCATCGACGACCGGAAGGCGGGTCGGGAGCTGATGCGCCGGCTCTGCTCGGTGGTGTCCTCGGCCGCGCATCCGGAGCGGCCGGCCGCGGAATGCTGGGTCAGCGTCTCGCTCACGCATTCCGGGCTCGAGGCGCTGGGCGTGCCACGGGACTCCCTGGACAGCTTCGCGTGGGAGTTCCGGCAGGGGATGGCTGCCCGGGCGAAGGCGCTGGGGGACGAAGGTGAGAGCAGCCCCGAGCATTGGGAGTCACCGCTGGGAACCTCCGACGTCCATGTGGTGCTGACGGCGCTCTCGCCGGACCAGGCCCGGCTCGACGCCGCGCTGGAGCGCGCGGGTGTGGCGCTGCGCGAGCTGGGCGGCGTCCAGGCCCTCTGGCGTCAGGATTGCCACGCGCTCAGCACGGAGCGGGAGCCGTTCGGGTTCAGGGATGGCATCAGCCATCCGGCCGTCGAGGGGAGCGGCATTCCCGGAAGCAACCCCCACGAAGCGCCGCTCAAGGCAGGCGAGTTCGTCCTGGGCTACCCCGATGAGACCGGCAACCTGCCCCCCATGCCCCAGCCCGACGTCCTGGGCCGCAATGGGACGTACATCGTCTTCCGCAAGCTCCATCAGCGGGTGGCCGCGTTCCGGCAGTACCTGAGGCAGAGCGCGAGCAGGCCTGGGGACGAGGAGCTGCTGGCGGCGAAGATGATGGGGAGGTGGCGCAGCGGCGCGCCATTGGCGCTGTGTCCGCACCATGACGATCCCGCGCTGGGCGCCGACCCCCGGCGCAACAATGACTTCCACTACGCGGACGATGCGACCGGCTACAAGACGCCTCCCGGGTCACACGCCCGGCGCGCGAACCCCCGAGACGCGTCCGTCGCGGGCGTGGTGAGACTCCACCGGATGATCCGGCGCGGAACCGCCTACGGCTCCGAGCTTCCCGAAGGCGTCCTCGAGGACGACGGCGCCGAGCGGGGGTTGATGTTCGCCTTCATCGGCTCGCACCTCGGACGGCAATTCGAGTTCGTGCAATCGGAGTGGATCAACGGCGGTGAGTTCCTGGGGTTGGGCGAGGCGAAGGATCCGCTCGTTGGCGCCCACGACGGCAGCGGGGAGTTCACCTATCCAAGGCGGCCCATCCCCCGGTGCCTGAAAGGCCTGTCGCGGTTCGTGGTCACACGCGGAGGCGAGTACGGCTTCATGCCCGGCCTTCGCGCGTTGCGGTGGCTGGCGGACCTGCGGACCTGA
- a CDS encoding M91 family zinc metallopeptidase, whose protein sequence is MKLRSSSFSKPSSSFGSSSPSPSTSRPRSDSLPAKPETAKPKPVATPAQLQAGKNNLKPTDYGVVDPNLQGIRTRRDNGQSGAQFADFTQDVRQSTNRLTSKPVGNQMLNDINGRTQAVNPGATGTQSKPLTAMDIYSGRNSAMPNSHVPRNDGTLSSTRPAYRYDGQPGAGTASDVKYNENGGGQRFNSLGHESVHAWRASNGVQVSPLAASKHSNADVFKQHPSHSANMKDTVDNRLRLTEEFETVGLRPTPHTKNNWAPSENAIRAEHGLPSRQDYSGLKPDGKNSNDQAFKNYDEGTDARNFFQKLSGQPSPFQKIVGDLEK, encoded by the coding sequence ATGAAGCTGCGCTCCTCTTCGTTCTCCAAGCCCTCTTCGTCGTTCGGCTCCAGCTCCCCTTCCCCCTCCACCTCCCGCCCCCGCAGCGACAGCCTGCCCGCGAAGCCTGAGACCGCGAAGCCGAAGCCGGTGGCGACGCCAGCGCAGCTGCAGGCGGGCAAGAACAACCTCAAGCCCACGGACTACGGCGTGGTGGACCCCAATCTCCAGGGCATCCGGACCCGCCGTGACAACGGCCAGTCTGGCGCTCAGTTCGCGGACTTCACGCAGGACGTGCGCCAGTCCACCAACCGCCTCACGAGCAAGCCCGTGGGCAACCAGATGCTGAACGACATCAACGGCCGCACCCAGGCCGTGAACCCTGGCGCCACGGGCACGCAGAGCAAGCCTCTGACGGCGATGGACATCTACTCGGGCCGCAACTCGGCGATGCCCAACTCGCATGTCCCGCGCAACGACGGCACCCTGTCGTCCACCCGCCCGGCGTACCGCTACGACGGCCAGCCCGGCGCCGGCACGGCCAGCGACGTCAAGTACAACGAGAACGGCGGCGGCCAGCGCTTCAACAGCCTGGGCCACGAGTCGGTCCACGCCTGGCGCGCGTCCAACGGCGTCCAGGTGAGCCCCCTGGCCGCGAGCAAGCACAGCAACGCGGACGTCTTCAAGCAGCACCCGTCGCACTCGGCCAACATGAAGGACACCGTCGACAACCGCCTCCGCCTCACGGAGGAGTTCGAGACCGTTGGCCTGCGCCCCACGCCGCACACGAAGAACAACTGGGCCCCGTCCGAGAACGCCATCCGCGCCGAGCACGGCCTGCCGTCCCGCCAGGACTACTCGGGCCTGAAGCCCGACGGGAAGAACAGCAACGACCAGGCCTTCAAGAACTACGACGAAGGCACCGACGCCCGGAACTTCTTCCAGAAGCTGTCCGGCCAGCCGTCGCCCTTCCAGAAGATCGTCGGCGACCTGGAGAAGTGA
- a CDS encoding TIGR02452 family protein, protein MSLKGIAQETVGIVERGEYMAPSGRPVRFREQVEQALRGTVLYRPGDFARLPRPEPRVGGSAPRIEVTPEKTGAAARRCVEVEGVADLVALNFASAKNPGGGFLGGAKAQEEDLARCSALYPCLLTQREYYDANRAQSSPLYTDHVIYSPQVPFFRDEGLTLLEKPFSVSLITAPAPNAGSAERNAPHLLPRMGEALHARALKVLQVAAHQGHRTVVLGAWGCGAFRNNPLDAADAFARALDAFPGVFERVVFAVWERGGDGPNLRTFRERFA, encoded by the coding sequence ATGTCGCTGAAGGGGATTGCGCAGGAGACGGTGGGAATCGTGGAGCGGGGCGAGTACATGGCGCCGTCCGGGCGGCCGGTGCGGTTCCGCGAGCAGGTGGAGCAAGCCCTGCGCGGGACGGTGCTCTACCGGCCCGGAGACTTCGCGCGGCTGCCCCGGCCCGAGCCACGCGTGGGCGGCTCCGCACCGCGCATCGAAGTCACACCCGAGAAGACCGGCGCCGCCGCGCGCCGCTGCGTGGAGGTGGAAGGTGTGGCGGACCTCGTCGCGCTCAACTTCGCGTCCGCGAAGAATCCAGGCGGCGGCTTCCTGGGCGGAGCGAAGGCCCAGGAAGAGGACCTGGCGCGCTGCTCGGCGCTCTATCCATGTCTGCTCACGCAGCGCGAGTACTACGACGCCAACCGCGCGCAGTCCTCTCCACTGTACACGGACCACGTCATCTACTCACCCCAGGTGCCCTTCTTCCGCGACGAGGGACTCACGCTGCTGGAGAAGCCCTTCAGCGTGTCCCTCATCACCGCGCCCGCGCCCAACGCCGGTTCGGCGGAGCGGAATGCGCCGCACCTGTTGCCCCGCATGGGCGAGGCGCTGCACGCGCGGGCCCTCAAGGTGCTCCAGGTGGCGGCGCACCAAGGTCACCGCACCGTGGTGCTGGGCGCATGGGGCTGCGGCGCCTTCCGGAACAATCCCCTCGACGCGGCGGATGCCTTCGCTCGAGCCCTGGACGCGTTCCCAGGCGTCTTCGAGCGGGTGGTGTTCGCGGTGTGGGAGCGGGGAGGGGACGGACCCAACCTGCGAACCTTCCGCGAGCGATTCGCCTGA
- a CDS encoding choice-of-anchor D domain-containing protein: MLLLGAPILFGACSDEPSAALVIDRKSFDFGDVEVGTVTVEQLFTVRNASPQDVESVSVSVEGSEFFSITSNTCEKYLAAGMECEVRVRFAPLLAGTHASRLKVTGADSVNPAELQGTAFVWVDVTSMPPGTRVVAGDDSFTCTQPCRHAVRTTELTLYAGPEGFPTWSKACANAPRGGCLLRLDASRSVALVAFSPLYQWEVLRSSPPMTVAPLADGNIVVQDALGVTSLDRFGYERWSVPVSSMSKLVVTSDWYLSVLSYNGTVTQYDGDGRVRWTYTPPQQSSSEGHVVADVFGNTYVLMTQGSHDTALAMKLVALSREGVERWSTVISEAQLNFPFGLGVMGDGNSVYVGGTAYNRGTNPQDLVFVKRFIRKLTPVGGTQWTKEGSWGAVAFTLSGEMVSFINNGTPPGGFMASWFDSAGNVLWNTQTSPGQGPGQVDAYVFPSNFNLAPRLLLGGHEVGPGTNVYTYGRGWFADMGDSSKLAPGPITYIDSPLGNGAWVSTLAYADLDRHVVVGGGFGTLSEPAGGFIRLYDPRTLTMER; the protein is encoded by the coding sequence ATGCTTCTCCTCGGCGCGCCCATCCTCTTCGGCGCGTGCTCCGACGAGCCCTCAGCGGCGCTCGTCATCGACCGGAAGTCGTTCGACTTCGGGGATGTGGAGGTGGGGACGGTCACCGTCGAGCAGCTCTTCACGGTGCGCAACGCTTCGCCACAAGACGTGGAGTCGGTGTCGGTGTCCGTCGAGGGCTCCGAGTTCTTCTCCATCACCTCCAACACCTGCGAGAAGTACCTGGCCGCGGGCATGGAATGCGAAGTGCGCGTGAGGTTCGCACCCCTCCTGGCCGGCACGCACGCCTCGCGCCTCAAGGTGACAGGGGCGGACTCGGTGAATCCGGCGGAGCTCCAGGGCACTGCCTTCGTGTGGGTGGACGTGACCTCCATGCCGCCGGGCACCCGCGTCGTGGCGGGGGATGACTCCTTCACGTGTACCCAGCCGTGCAGGCACGCGGTGCGCACGACGGAGCTGACCCTGTACGCCGGCCCGGAAGGGTTCCCGACGTGGAGCAAGGCCTGCGCCAATGCGCCCCGCGGCGGTTGCCTGCTCCGCCTGGATGCGTCGAGGTCCGTCGCCCTGGTGGCGTTCTCGCCTCTCTATCAGTGGGAGGTGCTGCGCAGCAGCCCGCCCATGACCGTGGCGCCGCTGGCCGACGGCAACATCGTCGTGCAGGACGCCCTGGGGGTGACGTCGCTGGACAGGTTCGGATATGAGCGCTGGTCAGTCCCCGTCAGCTCCATGTCGAAGCTCGTCGTCACCAGCGACTGGTACCTCTCGGTGCTGAGCTACAACGGTACGGTGACCCAGTACGACGGCGACGGGCGGGTGCGGTGGACGTACACGCCGCCCCAGCAGTCCTCGAGCGAGGGGCACGTGGTGGCGGACGTCTTCGGTAACACCTACGTGCTGATGACGCAGGGGAGCCATGACACCGCGCTGGCGATGAAGCTCGTCGCGCTGTCGCGCGAGGGCGTCGAGCGGTGGAGCACCGTCATCAGTGAAGCTCAGCTCAACTTCCCCTTCGGCTTGGGCGTCATGGGGGACGGGAACTCCGTCTACGTGGGCGGCACCGCGTACAACCGGGGCACCAACCCACAGGACCTGGTGTTCGTGAAGCGCTTCATCCGGAAGCTCACCCCTGTTGGGGGGACGCAGTGGACGAAGGAGGGCAGCTGGGGCGCCGTGGCCTTCACCCTCTCGGGTGAGATGGTCTCGTTCATCAACAACGGCACGCCGCCGGGAGGCTTCATGGCCTCGTGGTTCGACTCCGCGGGCAACGTGCTGTGGAATACGCAGACGTCACCAGGCCAGGGGCCGGGCCAGGTCGACGCGTACGTTTTCCCCTCCAACTTCAACCTCGCTCCCAGGTTGCTCCTCGGCGGCCATGAGGTGGGTCCCGGCACCAATGTCTACACCTACGGCCGGGGCTGGTTCGCCGATATGGGCGACAGTTCGAAGCTGGCTCCGGGGCCCATCACATACATCGACTCGCCGCTTGGAAATGGGGCCTGGGTCAGCACCCTGGCCTATGCGGACCTCGATCGTCATGTGGTGGTGGGCGGCGGCTTCGGCACTCTCTCGGAACCGGCGGGGGGCTTCATCCGCCTGTACGACCCCCGCACGCTCACGATGGAGCGGTGA
- a CDS encoding LysR substrate-binding domain-containing protein, with the protein MLFLREAAKAGAGIALLPSFLALANVTSGQLVRVMPRYTLSTTSLTMLHPRAQHAPRKVSAFRDVLIDFLQARPLSGPPSPS; encoded by the coding sequence ATGCTCTTCCTGCGTGAAGCGGCCAAGGCGGGCGCGGGCATCGCGCTGCTCCCCTCCTTCCTCGCCCTGGCGAACGTGACCTCCGGGCAGCTGGTCCGCGTGATGCCGCGCTACACGCTGTCCACCACGTCCCTGACCATGCTCCACCCCCGCGCCCAGCACGCGCCGCGGAAGGTGTCCGCCTTCCGCGACGTCCTCATCGACTTCCTCCAGGCGCGGCCCCTCTCCGGGCCCCCCAGTCCCAGCTGA
- a CDS encoding alpha/beta hydrolase: MSPSGRLAVDAPAVPGATSVPVLLVHGARDPVIPVRFSEEAARELEARGARVRLRLFPSLAHGVDAAVLDEVQRFLADTLPAD; the protein is encoded by the coding sequence ATGTCGCCGTCCGGACGGCTCGCGGTGGATGCGCCCGCGGTCCCGGGGGCGACCTCCGTGCCCGTCCTCCTGGTGCACGGCGCGAGGGATCCGGTCATCCCCGTGCGGTTCTCCGAGGAGGCCGCCCGGGAGCTCGAGGCGCGCGGAGCCCGCGTCCGCCTGCGGTTGTTCCCCTCGCTCGCGCACGGCGTGGACGCGGCGGTGCTCGACGAGGTCCAGCGGTTCCTGGCGGACACGCTGCCTGCTGACTGA
- a CDS encoding HEAT repeat domain-containing protein has protein sequence MDSPPEADLSTDELFARTLQGGEEDEGAWRAIWQLHYRGGEEVFQRAAAWLQSPSPKERGRGANVLSQLDFRHRSRERIARFLDALLPALAKEQDAAALVAMTAALGHLGADRRGLPALLSLREHPNAQVRFGVVMGLSRFRDAQALQALIQLSRDADDAVREWATFALGSQAREMDTPELREALVDRLSEAHVKIRGEALLGLALCKDARVLEPLRRVLEGPVVTTLDVEAAQALEDVSLLPLLLGHREACDEEDDDPEFRAALFEAIHVLESLSR, from the coding sequence ATGGATTCCCCGCCCGAAGCCGACCTCTCCACCGATGAATTGTTCGCCCGCACGCTCCAGGGCGGCGAAGAGGACGAGGGCGCGTGGAGGGCCATCTGGCAGCTGCACTACCGCGGTGGGGAAGAGGTCTTCCAGCGGGCCGCGGCCTGGCTCCAGTCGCCCTCGCCGAAGGAGCGGGGCCGCGGCGCGAACGTCCTCTCCCAACTGGATTTCCGGCACCGGTCCAGGGAGCGCATCGCCCGCTTCCTGGACGCGCTCCTGCCGGCGCTCGCGAAGGAACAGGACGCCGCCGCGTTGGTGGCGATGACCGCCGCCCTGGGCCACCTGGGCGCTGATCGCCGCGGGCTGCCCGCCCTCCTTTCCCTGCGGGAGCACCCCAACGCCCAAGTCCGGTTCGGCGTCGTCATGGGGCTGTCACGGTTCCGGGACGCCCAGGCGCTCCAGGCATTGATTCAGCTCTCCCGCGACGCCGACGACGCCGTGCGCGAATGGGCCACGTTCGCGCTCGGCTCCCAGGCGCGGGAGATGGACACGCCGGAGCTGCGCGAGGCGCTGGTGGATCGGCTCTCCGAGGCCCACGTCAAGATTCGCGGGGAGGCCCTCTTGGGATTGGCCCTGTGCAAGGACGCGCGAGTCCTCGAACCGCTACGGCGCGTGCTGGAGGGGCCCGTGGTCACCACGCTGGACGTGGAGGCGGCCCAGGCACTGGAGGACGTCTCGCTGCTCCCCCTGCTGCTGGGGCATCGTGAGGCCTGCGACGAGGAAGACGACGACCCCGAGTTCCGCGCGGCCCTCTTCGAAGCCATCCACGTCCTGGAGTCCCTTTCCCGCTGA
- a CDS encoding carbonic anhydrase, with the protein MLLSRADSVRALRGALLSSLLLAPNAFAADGAPASLTTSSEDVHWGYDQTLSPEHWGELPGDAVCAQGEAQSPIALVTAGAAHPHLDVPSFHYATSRVRMLNTGHTVQFTYDGGSTVRVGASEYKLAQFHFHTPSEHTKDGVEYPLELHLVHTDANGAPALVVGVLIEEGAVNAALFTAFRHLPRHMGEESAPAGALLNASALLPRDKAFFQYAGSLTTPPCTQGLQWYVMKQPIQMSDAQIAAFERLPHLNPNNRPLQPLNGRTVSAHSGR; encoded by the coding sequence ATGTTGCTCTCCCGCGCCGACTCCGTGCGTGCCCTTCGGGGCGCGTTGCTGTCCTCCCTGTTGCTTGCTCCGAATGCCTTCGCCGCCGACGGGGCCCCCGCCTCGCTCACGACGAGCAGCGAGGATGTGCACTGGGGCTACGACCAGACCCTGAGCCCGGAGCACTGGGGCGAGCTGCCGGGCGACGCGGTCTGCGCGCAGGGCGAGGCGCAGTCGCCCATCGCGCTGGTGACGGCGGGGGCCGCCCACCCTCACCTGGACGTTCCCAGCTTCCACTACGCCACCAGCCGCGTGCGCATGCTCAACACGGGGCACACGGTGCAGTTCACCTACGACGGCGGCAGCACCGTCCGGGTGGGGGCCAGCGAGTACAAGCTGGCGCAGTTCCACTTCCACACGCCCAGCGAGCACACGAAGGACGGCGTGGAGTATCCGCTCGAGCTGCACCTGGTGCACACGGACGCGAATGGAGCTCCCGCGCTGGTCGTCGGAGTCCTCATTGAGGAAGGCGCGGTGAACGCGGCCCTGTTCACGGCCTTCCGGCACCTGCCCCGGCACATGGGGGAGGAGAGCGCGCCGGCGGGGGCTCTCCTCAACGCGAGCGCGCTGCTGCCGCGCGACAAGGCGTTCTTCCAGTACGCGGGTTCGCTGACCACGCCCCCGTGCACGCAGGGGCTCCAGTGGTACGTGATGAAGCAGCCCATCCAGATGTCCGACGCGCAGATCGCCGCGTTCGAGCGGCTGCCGCACCTCAACCCGAACAACCGCCCCCTGCAGCCGCTGAACGGGCGCACGGTCAGCGCGCACTCCGGGCGCTGA
- a CDS encoding glutathione S-transferase family protein: MIKLHQFNPSGNCYKVRLLLHQLEIPFETREVDLSAGETRTPEFKAMNPIARTPTVELEPGVFLAESNAILWYFAEGTPFIPSDRLERARMLQWMFFEQYSHEPYIAVARAWLTFFGVPSGKEKELEERIQKGYAALDIMEGELRKRPFFAGEHYSLADIALYAYTHVAEEGRFDLGRYPAIRAWFERVQAQPRHVRITDVLKAPPAPEAE; the protein is encoded by the coding sequence ATGATCAAGCTCCACCAGTTCAACCCCTCTGGGAATTGCTACAAGGTCCGCCTCCTGCTGCATCAGCTCGAGATTCCGTTCGAGACGCGGGAGGTGGACCTCTCCGCGGGAGAGACGCGCACGCCGGAGTTCAAGGCGATGAACCCCATTGCCCGGACCCCCACCGTGGAGCTTGAGCCCGGTGTCTTCCTCGCCGAGTCCAACGCCATCCTCTGGTACTTCGCCGAGGGCACGCCGTTCATTCCCTCCGACCGGCTGGAGCGGGCGCGAATGCTCCAGTGGATGTTCTTCGAGCAGTACAGCCACGAGCCCTACATCGCCGTGGCCCGGGCGTGGCTCACCTTCTTCGGTGTCCCTTCCGGCAAGGAGAAGGAGCTGGAGGAGCGCATCCAGAAGGGCTACGCCGCGCTCGACATCATGGAGGGCGAGCTGCGCAAGCGGCCCTTCTTCGCGGGCGAGCACTACAGCCTCGCGGACATCGCGCTGTATGCGTACACGCACGTGGCGGAAGAGGGCCGGTTCGACCTGGGCCGCTATCCCGCCATCCGCGCCTGGTTCGAGCGGGTGCAGGCCCAGCCCCGCCACGTGCGCATCACCGACGTCCTCAAGGCGCCACCGGCCCCGGAAGCGGAGTAG
- a CDS encoding cytidine/deoxycytidylate deaminase family protein: MAFSCWKCCKPLVSSRCNNPRCSCFGQVIEFGEGNPLAQTLPFEIQSHIASFLPNRDLARLTPTDKSSYQFTKTIRALHSQREFVGQNFVKMGGRGVTIEDKYTYHHEAMIRLDKLAEGQPAAMLVFPKSGLYFLAFDASEELLGHSPLVNVVQNVLDGDSGVAKVWDKIKGCYLYLNYWPTESDLGISIQQLTARDDRLICRDWEAQVLYLMQPSKENRKGLLKAFKADPTVSNKPKAVASENGKDDPESKVCKAIKAEPKKKYVNALPRADARDFVIRSGSTRGYEKLSPTGKKLFDDIFLLAAFVLGSELFDGEKPHTVGALLVSEAGDLLSWGIDESACIHAETSTLKLLTQELRNGMREELESCRVYTSLEPCFMCAGLLAEFGATRKLAVVYGQVDPAVHEVFSAQAEGRVEAEPTPVMWHSHIESLLMEAPYDESSSTGFSTRLEGKRQELDRLHKQSLGEDKKVKETLKNKYANSVMQALGQPAYRRRFLKALFRLIDLLPRINGVTTTEEQQFLLKLWKNTLQLLQSIRKSDLDAMLQKTAGLLDASRGKHPYPQDKERQSPRTDFKAEAQRCLKLYESV; this comes from the coding sequence ATGGCATTCAGTTGCTGGAAGTGCTGCAAACCGCTGGTCAGCAGTCGTTGCAACAATCCGCGTTGCTCCTGCTTCGGCCAGGTCATCGAGTTTGGCGAAGGCAATCCTCTCGCCCAGACGCTCCCCTTCGAGATCCAGAGTCACATCGCCTCGTTCCTTCCCAACAGGGACTTGGCGCGACTCACCCCGACGGACAAGAGCAGCTACCAGTTCACCAAGACGATTCGCGCGCTGCACTCTCAGCGGGAGTTCGTGGGTCAAAACTTCGTCAAGATGGGGGGCCGCGGGGTCACCATCGAGGACAAGTACACCTATCACCATGAGGCGATGATCCGGCTGGACAAGCTGGCGGAGGGCCAGCCCGCGGCGATGCTGGTCTTCCCCAAGAGCGGTCTCTACTTCCTGGCGTTCGATGCTTCCGAGGAGCTGCTGGGCCACAGCCCACTGGTCAACGTGGTCCAGAACGTCCTGGATGGGGATTCAGGCGTCGCGAAGGTCTGGGACAAGATCAAGGGCTGCTACCTGTATCTGAACTACTGGCCCACGGAGTCCGACCTGGGCATCAGCATCCAGCAGCTCACGGCGCGGGACGACCGGCTCATCTGCAGGGACTGGGAGGCGCAGGTCCTCTATCTCATGCAGCCGAGCAAGGAGAACCGCAAGGGCCTCCTCAAGGCCTTCAAGGCGGACCCCACCGTGTCCAACAAGCCCAAGGCCGTGGCCTCGGAGAACGGCAAGGACGACCCGGAGAGCAAGGTCTGCAAGGCGATCAAAGCCGAGCCCAAGAAGAAGTATGTCAATGCCCTGCCCCGGGCGGATGCACGGGACTTCGTCATCCGGAGCGGCTCCACGCGCGGATACGAGAAGCTCTCCCCCACGGGCAAGAAGCTCTTCGACGACATCTTCCTGCTCGCCGCGTTCGTGTTGGGCTCGGAGTTGTTCGATGGTGAGAAGCCCCACACCGTGGGCGCCCTGCTGGTGTCCGAGGCGGGAGACCTCCTGAGCTGGGGAATCGACGAGAGCGCGTGCATTCACGCCGAGACGAGCACCCTCAAGCTGCTGACGCAGGAGCTCCGGAACGGGATGCGCGAGGAGCTGGAATCCTGCAGGGTCTACACCTCCCTCGAACCCTGCTTCATGTGCGCGGGGCTGCTGGCGGAGTTCGGCGCGACCCGGAAGCTCGCGGTCGTCTACGGCCAGGTGGACCCCGCGGTGCACGAGGTCTTCAGCGCCCAGGCCGAGGGGCGTGTGGAGGCCGAGCCAACGCCCGTGATGTGGCATTCACACATTGAATCGCTGCTCATGGAGGCCCCTTACGACGAGTCCTCGTCGACCGGGTTCTCGACCCGGCTGGAGGGAAAGCGCCAGGAGTTGGACCGGCTCCACAAGCAGTCCCTGGGAGAGGACAAGAAGGTCAAGGAGACCCTCAAGAACAAGTACGCCAATTCGGTCATGCAGGCGCTGGGACAGCCGGCCTACCGCCGCCGGTTCCTGAAGGCGCTCTTCCGGCTCATCGATCTCCTCCCCCGCATCAATGGGGTCACCACGACCGAAGAGCAGCAGTTCCTCTTGAAGCTCTGGAAGAACACCCTTCAGTTGCTGCAGAGCATCCGGAAGTCGGATTTGGACGCGATGCTCCAGAAGACGGCGGGGCTCCTCGATGCGTCACGGGGCAAGCATCCCTACCCGCAGGACAAGGAGCGGCAGTCGCCCAGGACGGACTTCAAAGCTGAGGCACAGCGCTGCCTGAAGCTCTACGAGAGCGTGTAG